The genome window AGCGGCGCTGTGTACCGTTTTTTAGACAAAAAGCCAATGCCTTTCACACCCCCTGACGGAACGGCGCGCGGGGCGACGTTACAAATTTTATAAATGCGGTCTCAGGGGTCGAAAAAAGCGCATATTCTCCTTGCCCAGGCAAAGCACACGCGGTACACACAGAAAAGAGGCCGCCGGACTTGTGTCTCACGGCGGATTATGGCAACTACCAAGCTGACAGCTGCGCTGTAATACGAAGCTATAAATAATCCAGGAGCATCCTTTATGAACAACCCCGAAGATCTTTTGTACGCCGCCACCCACGAATGGGTTCGTATCGAGGGTGAAGAAGCTGTGATCGGCATCACGGACTTCGCCCAGGAGCAACTGGGGGATATCACGTTCGTCGATTTGCCCTCGGTCGGCACCATTCTGGAAGCCGGGCAGGAAATGGGGTCCGTCGAATCGGTCAAAGCCGCCAGCGAAATTTACGCTCCCGTATCCGGGGAAGTCGTTGAATGCAATACCGACCTTGACGCCAGCCCCGAGGTTATCAACGAATCTCCTTACGACGGCGGCTGGATGATCCGGGTCAAACTTGCCACGCCTCCTTCCGGCCTCATGAGCGCGGAAGAATACGAAGAACACGCGCAAAACGAAGCGCACTGACCTGTCTGTTTTTTCGTGCCACTGCCAGACCGTTACCGGGAAGAGACCTGCTCGCTTCCCGGTCTGAAT of uncultured delta proteobacterium contains these proteins:
- the gcvH gene encoding glycine cleavage complex lipoylprotein (Evidence 2a : Function of homologous gene experimentally demonstrated in an other organism; PubMedId : 1802033, 8219277, 8375392; Product type lp : lipoprotein), with the protein product MNNPEDLLYAATHEWVRIEGEEAVIGITDFAQEQLGDITFVDLPSVGTILEAGQEMGSVESVKAASEIYAPVSGEVVECNTDLDASPEVINESPYDGGWMIRVKLATPPSGLMSAEEYEEHAQNEAH